The following proteins are co-located in the Triticum aestivum cultivar Chinese Spring chromosome 1A, IWGSC CS RefSeq v2.1, whole genome shotgun sequence genome:
- the LOC123082575 gene encoding uncharacterized protein, whose amino-acid sequence MVNSAKPPTEPPLSDPAIEGGVGDGRGTPAEAVTASLGVHHGTPSSLPSTLKTCGSQGLLRSTPVNRVGEAVAPTMGTSSQDLDEVNQRLQLGLDEVTAAPGVGKPAEHESPNVAEAVSSRPLKAHTHRRPAMSSQAEVVSMSALPQASERKRRSVRADALDRPRFSVTLSAEEIEEDIYALTGALPRSRPRHRPPVVQNQLNCYFPARGYRRSTRSPTGCRMITESLNSPSIVAQQ is encoded by the exons ATGGTGAATTCAGCGAAGCCACCGACCGAGCCTCCCTTGTCAGATCCCGCGATCGAAGGTGGCGTTGGGGATGGGAGGGGCACTCCTGCAGAGGCTGTGACGGCTTCATTaggtgtccaccatggcacgcCGTCGTCGCTCCCATCGACACTCAAGACGTGTGGGAGCCAAGGATTGCTGCGGTCCACTCCCGTCAACCGTGTCGGCGAAGCAGTCGCCCCGACCATGGGCACCTCCTCGCAAGATCTGGACGAGGTCAACCAGAGGCTACAGCTCGGCCTCGATGAAGTGACCGCAGCACCGGGCGTTGGCAAGCCTGCGGAACACGAGTCCCCTAATGTCGCTGAGGCGGTTTCTTCGCGGCCGTTGAAGGCGCATACCCACCGCCGCCCTGCTATGTCGTCCCAAGCAGAAGTGGTATCCATGAGCGCGCTACCACAGGCGTCCGAGCGCAAGCGACGTTCGGTCCGCGCCGATGCACTCGACAGGCCACGGTTCTCCGTGACGCTCTCCGCGGAAGAGATCGAGGAAGACATATACGCCCTCACCGGCGCGCTGCCGCGCAGCCGCCCTCGCCACCGCCCACCCGTAGTGCAGAATCAGCTCAAC TGCTACTTCCCGGCGCGCGGTTATCGGAGATCAACGCGGAGTCCTACCGGGTGCCGGATGATCACTGAGTCTCTCAACTCACCAAGCATCGTCGCCCAACAGTAA